From the genome of Mixophyes fleayi isolate aMixFle1 chromosome 2, aMixFle1.hap1, whole genome shotgun sequence, one region includes:
- the EVI2A gene encoding protein EVI2A — MKMMQFSLHLVILFVSFSCKAEVNQTDGLNNNTISTVTTKNSETPDYSFGEEHSTHLLLKTTHQLIQQLSNTTETWNITATDKMTPLTTNTETDGPTSNHKNGNINLTSNTKCTLKEDRYKPGIMICIIIIAVLVLICAVLITCSVALANKVSSLKRKLTQSKRQARSNGDFLSASNLLWPSGMETWQKKDQAANQIMDEIALGDPNNSSDNEKQKLMATLTLEKSRDTMEDRNTTSANDEIMTTISTVEI; from the coding sequence ATGAAGATGATGcagttttctctgcatcttgtgaTACTGTTTGTTTCCTTCAGTTGTAAAGCAGAAGTAAACCAGACGGATGGCCTCAACAATAACACAATTTCAACGGTTACAACAAAAAATTCAGAAACTCCAGACTATTCATTTGGTGAGGAACATTCTACACACTTATTATTGAAAACTACACATCAGCTAATACAGCAGCTTTCAAATACAACTGAAACATGGAACATAACAGCCACAGATAAAATGACACCATTAACTACAAATACTGAAACAGATGGACCCACAAGTAATCACAAAAACGGTAACATTAATCTAACTTCCAATACAAAATGTACCTTGAAAGAGGATAGATATAAGCCTGGAATAATGATATGTATCATTATAATAGCTGTATTAGTGCTTATCTGTGCAGTGTTAATCACATGCTCGGTGGCATTGGCAAATAAAGTGTCCAGCCTTAAAAGAAAACTAACACAATCAAAGCGTCAGGCAAGAAGTAATGGAGACTTCCTAAGTGCATCAAATCTGTTGTGGCCATCAGGAATGGAAACATGGCAGAAAAAAGAtcaggcagccaatcagatcatggaTGAGATTGCTTTGGGTGATCCTAATAACTCTTCTGATAATGAGAAACAAAAGCTCATGGCAACTCTAACACTAGAAAAATCAAGAGATACTATGGAGGACAGAAATACAACTTCAGCGAATGATGAAATCATGACAACCATATCCACAGTAGAAATTTAA
- the EVI2B gene encoding protein EVI2B, whose translation MDREQGSNDDQVAVKESSHYLWLAAFIVGGMLILMLLVIAGIILWKYLKKQNTADQNWAGPPPMTDGNIQEDGNFKTNECILGNMPHSCIRSSPKLPNEPKTSQDGYLGGEAIERKPADTATISTLSFSPTAPISQLSNQHLPENDINEETFPPPLPHILQEFPMPPQSDHFAETDLEGNPLQPLPLLNSSHQDEDSTPIALNHQTIPICEINISPNTDMLEDQLLPPPPADFFF comes from the coding sequence ATGGACAGAGAACAGGGGTCTAATGATGATCAAGTAGCAGTAAAGGAATCAAGCCACTACCTCTGGCTGGCAGCTTTTATTGTTGGTGGAATGTTAATACTTATGCTACTAGTAATAGCAGGCATCATATTATGGAagtatttaaaaaagcaaaatacagCAGACCAGAATTGGGCAGGACCACCCCCAATGACAGATGGAAATATCCAGGAAGATGGCAATTTTAAAACTAATGAATGCATCCTAGGTAACATGCCACACTCATGTATTCGTTCAAGTCCAAAACTACCTAATGAACCCAAGACCTCACAGGACGGATATTTAGGTGGAGAAGCAATTGAGAGAAAACCAGCTGATACAGCAACTATTAGCACACTAAGTTTTTCACCAACAGCACCAATAAGCCAGCTGTCTAATCAACATCTCCCTGAAAATGATATAAACGAGGAGACCTTTCCCCCACCTCTGCCCCACATACTTCAGGAATTCCCAATGCCTCCACAAAGTGATCATTTTGCCGAAACAGATTTAGAAGGGAATCCCCTGCAACCTCTTCCACTATTGAATTCCTCTCATCAAGATGAAGACAGCACTCCGATTGCATTAAATCACCAAACAATACCCATCTGTGAAATCAACATTTCTCCCAACACGGATATGTTGGAGGACCAACTTCTGCCACCACCtcctgcagatttttttttttaa
- the OMG gene encoding oligodendrocyte-myelin glycoprotein, whose product MMEYQIKLSPGLLILLCSVPNIFCICPLKCSCYIKNRNVDCSGRSLTALPHGLQDNITHLNLSYNHLTDLDHQLSRFTNLRFIDLSHNSLKNLPSHLPRSLWEVYAANNNIKVLHKLDTAYQWNLKVLDVSRNSLQRSVFINNTLISLQFLNLSNNQLWTVPTNLPTNTQVIDLSYNSLIQILPGTLVRMAKLHTLYLHNNRFAYIPNNAFYHMTHLKKITLYNNPWSCKDTQNMNYLLKWVGERNNAIGYPCANETNEHKTEQHSTTYKASNKVTTDDIPLLATIHNLLLEVQDTKLHKKIQYTEVLTAPYFNTSDILPASTEGNLFIEEGSGLIYLDFNNFGTEIDKHINSNEIEEMETYDSTVMQSADKGIPNSGPALITPSTTESAVIQATTIKLNDHAPPTEAQKCMCFAISFLLLLLILRTV is encoded by the coding sequence ATGATGGAATACCAAATCAAACTCTCACCAGGACTCCTGATTCTTTTATGTTCCGTACCAAACATTTTCTGTATTTGTCCCTTGAAGTGTtcctgctacataaaaaacagaaatgtaGACTGCTCTGGTAGAAGCCTGACTGCATTGCCACATGGACTTCAAGATAATATAACACACTTGAACTTGTCTTACAACCACTTGACTGACTTAGATCATCAATTGTCTCGCTTCACTAATTTAAGATTCATTGACCTTTCCCACAACTCTCTCAAGAACCTCCCTTCTCATTTGCCCAGATCCCTCTGGGAAGTGTATGCTGCAAAcaacaatataaaagtgcttcaTAAACTGGACACTGCTTACCAGTGGAATCTAAAGGTGCTAGATGTCTCCAGGAACAGCCTGCAGAGGTCAGTCTTTATTAACAATACACTGATTAGTCTGCAATTTCTGAATCTAAGTAACAACCAACTCTGGACAGTTCCAACCAACTTGCCCACTAACACACAAGTAATTGATTTGTCCTACAATTCTTTAATACAGATCCTACCAGGAACACTAGTGAGAATGGCCAAGCTTCACACACTGTACCTGCACAACAACAGATTTGCCTACATACCAAACAATGCTTTTTACCATATGACTCATTTAAAAAAGATTACCCTGTACAACAACCCATGGTCCTGCAAAGATACACAAAATATGAACTATTTGCTGAAGTGGGTGGGAGAGAGAAACAATGCTATAGGCTATCCATGTGCCAATGAAACTAATGAACACAAAACAGAGCAACATTCAACTACATATAAAGCATCAAATAAGGTCACTACTGATGACATTCCATTACTTGCTACAATTCATAACCTTCTCCTGGAGGTTCAAGACAccaaattacacaaaaaaatacaatatacagaaGTTCTAACTGCACCTTATTTCAATACAAGCGACATTTTGCCTGCAAGTACTGAGGGCAATCTATTCATAGAAGAAGGCTCTGGATTGATCTATTTAGATTTCAACAACTTTGGAACAGAAATTGACAAACACATAAACTCTAATGAAATAGAGGAAATGGAAACATATGACTCCACTGTTATGCAGAGCGCCGATAAGGGTATACCAAACAGTGGGCCAGCATTGATCACACCAAGCACAACCGAATCTGCAGTGATACAagccacaacaataaaactaAACGACCACGCACCTCCCACAGAAGCTCAGAAATGTATGTGTTTTGCCATTTCCTTTTTATTACTTCTTCTCATTCTTAGGACTGTGTAA